The Clostridiaceae bacterium genome contains the following window.
AGCCTATAGATAAAGTTAAGGTTTTTGTTGGAGAATTGGAAGGTTTGATAGACAATAAAATCAGAATTAGACAGAATGGATCACAAATTTTAGAATTTGATAGAGATAAAGTAGCTTTGGTTAAAAGAGTTGTTAAATTTTAATAAATAATAATTTAATAATTAAATAGGGAAAGTGGGAGGTTAGTGGAATGAGCGCAGAGTTAATACATGCGTTAGAGCAGTTGGAGAGGGAAAAGGGAATAGATAAGGAAACAATAATCGAGGCCATAGAAGCGGCCTTGCTCTCTGCATATAAGAGAAATTTTGGTTCAACACAGAATGTCAGGATTAATATAGATAGAGAAACAGGAGCAGTAAAAGTTTTTACACTGAAAAAAGTGGTTGCCAATCCAAAGAATGAAGCAACGGAGATATCCCTTGAGAATGCGAAAAAAATAAATCCAAGTTTGGAAATAGACGATGTTGCAGAAATAGAGGTAACTCCAAGGAAGTTTGGAAGAATAGCTGCCCAGACTGCCAAGCAGGTAGTTGTTCAACGCCTTAAGGAGGCAGAAAGAGGGATTATATACGATGAATTCTATAATAAAGAAGATGAAATTGTAACTGGGATTATTCAGAGAGCAGAGAAAAGAAATCTGATTATTGACATGGGAAGAGCGGAAGCTGTATTGCCTCCTCAGGAACAAACCCCGGGAGAAGAATACCGCTTTAATGATAGGCTGAAGGTTTATATTGTTGAAGTAAAAAAGACCTCAAAAGGGCCTCAAATTACTGTTTCGAGGACGCATCCCGGATTGGTAAAAAGATTATTTGAACTTGAAGTTCCTGAAATCCATGATGGTACAGTTGAGATAAAGAGTTTGTCGAGAGAACCTGGCTCCAGGACTAAAATAGCTGTTTTCTCAAAAGATGAAAATGTGGATCCTGTTGGAGCATGTGTAGGACAGAAAGGAACAAGAGTCCAGGCAATAGTTGATGAACTTAGGGGAGAAAAAATTGATATTATAAAATGGAGTAGTAATCCTGCGGAATATATATCCAACAGTTTGAGCCCTGCCAAGGTGGTTAGGGTTGATATTGATGAAGCGGAAAAAAGTGCAAGGGTAATAGTACCTGACTACCAGTTGTCTTTGGCTATTGGCAAGGAAGGGCAGAATGCAAGGCTTGCAGCCAAACTAACAGGCTGGAAAATTGATATTAAGAGTGAATCCCAGTTAAGAGCAACCATTGAACAGCAATTATTAAATTATGACGAGAATTATAAGCCTGACTTCTTTGAAGATGACATTAGATAGTTTTTCAGAGATGGAAGGAATGGTGATTCAATGTGAAACAACGAAAAATTCCTATGCGTATGTGCCTGGGTTGCCATGAAATGAAGCCTAAAAAAGAACTTGTCAGGGTAGTTTGCAATAAGGAGAACGAGGTTAGTGTTGATTTAGTTGGCAAGAAGCCCGGCAGAGGTGCATACATTTGCAGAAATATAGATTGCTTTGTAAAAGCAAGGAAGGGAAAAAAATTTGAAAAAGCTTTTGAAACATCAATAAGTGACGAGGTATATGATCTATTGGCAAAACAAGTGGAGGGAGATAGTGTTCAATAAAATATATGGATTTCTGGGCTTGGCTGCTAAAGCAGGTCAGGTTGTATCGGGCGATGATACCTGCGAAAGAGCTATCCGCTCCGGTAAAGCAAAACTTGTTATAGTTGCCGAAGATGCAACGGATAATACTAAAAAAAAGTTTAATAATATTTGTATGCATAAAAAAGTTGACATAGTGTTTTATGGCAAGAAAGAGCTTCTTGGCAAATATATAGGGAAGGATGTGCGTTCGGTATTGACTATAACCAACGAGGGTTTTGCGGCACGCTTAAGAGAACTGACCCAAAGTTCTAGAGTTGAAAATGGGGGTGAATAGATTGGAAAAGGTTAGAATTTATGAACTAGCGAAAGAACTGAATACAACAAGTAAAAGGCTTATAGAAAAGTTGGCTGAAATAAATATAATAGTAAAAAATCATATGAGTCTTCTGGAAGAACATGAGATTAAAGCTCTGTATAAACATATAGGTGTTATTCAGCAGGATAGTGAAGCAAAAGAAGAAGAAAAGAAAATGCCAGAAGCTCAGCCATCAGTAGAAAGTAATAGAAACTTAAAGAATATTAAGAAGAATGCACCGAGAATTATCAGGACTACAGAAATAAGAGTTGATTCCGAAAAGAAAGAAAAAACCGTTCCTCCCAGTACGAAGGCATCAGGTAACCGGAGTGGCAAATATAATAATTCTAAAAGAGATTTTGTAAGAGTTGCTGATGATAATTCAGGATTAAGAGCTGGGTTTGTAAGAGATACAGGATACGACTCTATAATGGAGTTGATATCTTTAAATAAGAAAAAGAATATAAAACAGAGTGATGAAAGCAAGAAGCCGCAAAGCTATGAGGAAATAAAACAAGAACTTAAACAGGAACCTAAACAGGAAATAAAGCATGAAGTAAAACAAGGGATAAAGCAGGAAGTAAGGCAAGAAATCAAACCTGTGGCTAAACAAGAAGCCAAGCTTGAAATCAAGCCAGAATCTAAACATGAAGCTAAGTCTGAAGTTAAGCCTGAGGTTAAACCTGAAACTAAGCAGGAAGTTAAGCCGGAAATTAAACAGGAAATAAGACAAGATATCAGGAAGGATCTCATTGCCGGCAACAAGACAGCTTCTCAGGCACATGAGCAGATAGACAAAAGAGTGGACGCTGCAAAACAGGAAACTAAACTTATGCAGGAAGAACAAAAAACCGAAAAAAGCCTGGAACAGAAGACTGTTCAAATACATGAGCAAGCTGCTGAAAAGAAAGAAGACACACATATTAGTAAAGTTGACTTCACCCATGAATCTGCTTCTGTCATAAACAATGAAGCAAAGCCAGAAGTTGCTGTTGTCAATAGAACTGAGCCAAGGGAGCAACAGGGGGAAGCTGCTGAGCATCACAGGGTTAATGTTGAGAAATTTAGTAAAGGCATTAAAGAGGATAAGACTATATCAAATATTAATCAGAATGAAAAAGATGCTCCCAAATCTGGTAGCAAACAGCCAGAAAAAACTATTGAGATTTCAAAGCCTGATCTTACTGCATCCAAGAAAGAACTAGGCAGTCAGCGAAGTGAACTAAAGCGTGACTATTTAGAAAAAGAATTTGTAAAAGGAGAGAAGAAGGTTTCCAAGAAGGATATCCTTTCCAATCAGGGCGGAAGAACCAAGAAAATCAAGCCCAAGGCTTTTATGCTTCATGACAAAAGGGGGTTATCCGAGGTTCTTTCAGAAGATTTTATATACGATGAATTTTTAATTGATGAACAGGAGCTTAAAAAATCAAGGAAGGTACAAAAACCTAAAAAAGAATCAAAAGTTAATGCGAATACTTCAGTTAGCGAAGAAAAAACCAAGAATATTCCCCATAAAGCAGCTGTTTCCTCTATAAAAATACCTGAAAGTCTAACAGTGAAAGATTTTGCTGAAGCTTTAAAGAAAACATCTACCGAGATTATTAAGAAGCTCATGAGTATGGGTCTCATGGTAACAGTAAACCAGGAAATTGATTTTGATACTGCAGCTATTGTAGCTGATGAATTTAATATAAAGGTTGAGAAGGAAGTCGTTATTAACGAGGAAGATATCTTATTTGACGAAACTGAAGATGATGAAAGCAAATTAAAACCAAGGCCACCTGTAGTGGTAGTCATGGGTCATGTTGACCATGGAAAAACTTCTCTCCTTGATGCTATAAGACAAACCCATGTAACTGAAAGTGAAGCAGGTGGAATAACACAGCATATTGGTGCGTACACAGTAACAATTAACAATAGAATTATTACATTCCTTGATACTCCGGGACATGAAGCCTTTACTTCCATGAGAGCAAGGGGAGCACAGGTAACAGATATTGCCATACTGGTAGTTGCAGCTGATGATGGTGTTATGCCACAGACTATTGAGGCAATAAATCATGCTAAAGCAGCAAATGTATCGATAATAGTTGCTATTAATAAAATAGATAAACCTGATGCAAATCCTGAGAGAGTAAAGCAGCAGTTGGCAGAGTATGGACTCCTCATTGAGGAATGGGGTGGAGATGTAATAGCGGTACCTGTTTCAGCTAAGCAAAAGACAAATATTGACCAGCTTCTTGAAATGGTACTACTTACTGCAGATATTATGGAACTTAAGGCTAATCCTGACAGACAGGCTAAGGGTACTGTAATTGAAGCAAAACTTGATAAGAACAGAGGTCCTATTGCAACCTTACTGGTTCAAAGAGGTACATTGAATGTTGGGGATACAATTATAACAGGCAGCATTATGGGAAGAGTAAGAGCAATGGTTGACGATAAGGGCAAAAACATTAAGAGTGCAGGACCTTCAACTCCTGTTGAGATACTTGGATTGCCTGAAGTACCTGAAGCGGGAGAAACGTTCTATGTAATTACCGACGAAAAAGTTGCCAAGAGCCTGATAGAAAAGAGAAAGAACAAGCAGAGAGAAGAGCAGCTTAAGTCAACGGCAAAAATTTCTCTTGAAGATTTGTATAATCAAATTCAAGAAGGTAAAGTTAAGGATTTGAATATAATAGT
Protein-coding sequences here:
- the nusA gene encoding transcription termination/antitermination protein NusA; its protein translation is MSAELIHALEQLEREKGIDKETIIEAIEAALLSAYKRNFGSTQNVRINIDRETGAVKVFTLKKVVANPKNEATEISLENAKKINPSLEIDDVAEIEVTPRKFGRIAAQTAKQVVVQRLKEAERGIIYDEFYNKEDEIVTGIIQRAEKRNLIIDMGRAEAVLPPQEQTPGEEYRFNDRLKVYIVEVKKTSKGPQITVSRTHPGLVKRLFELEVPEIHDGTVEIKSLSREPGSRTKIAVFSKDENVDPVGACVGQKGTRVQAIVDELRGEKIDIIKWSSNPAEYISNSLSPAKVVRVDIDEAEKSARVIVPDYQLSLAIGKEGQNARLAAKLTGWKIDIKSESQLRATIEQQLLNYDENYKPDFFEDDIR
- a CDS encoding YlxR family protein — encoded protein: MKQRKIPMRMCLGCHEMKPKKELVRVVCNKENEVSVDLVGKKPGRGAYICRNIDCFVKARKGKKFEKAFETSISDEVYDLLAKQVEGDSVQ
- a CDS encoding 50S ribosomal protein L7ae produces the protein MIYWQNKWREIVFNKIYGFLGLAAKAGQVVSGDDTCERAIRSGKAKLVIVAEDATDNTKKKFNNICMHKKVDIVFYGKKELLGKYIGKDVRSVLTITNEGFAARLRELTQSSRVENGGE
- the infB gene encoding translation initiation factor IF-2 codes for the protein MGVNRLEKVRIYELAKELNTTSKRLIEKLAEINIIVKNHMSLLEEHEIKALYKHIGVIQQDSEAKEEEKKMPEAQPSVESNRNLKNIKKNAPRIIRTTEIRVDSEKKEKTVPPSTKASGNRSGKYNNSKRDFVRVADDNSGLRAGFVRDTGYDSIMELISLNKKKNIKQSDESKKPQSYEEIKQELKQEPKQEIKHEVKQGIKQEVRQEIKPVAKQEAKLEIKPESKHEAKSEVKPEVKPETKQEVKPEIKQEIRQDIRKDLIAGNKTASQAHEQIDKRVDAAKQETKLMQEEQKTEKSLEQKTVQIHEQAAEKKEDTHISKVDFTHESASVINNEAKPEVAVVNRTEPREQQGEAAEHHRVNVEKFSKGIKEDKTISNINQNEKDAPKSGSKQPEKTIEISKPDLTASKKELGSQRSELKRDYLEKEFVKGEKKVSKKDILSNQGGRTKKIKPKAFMLHDKRGLSEVLSEDFIYDEFLIDEQELKKSRKVQKPKKESKVNANTSVSEEKTKNIPHKAAVSSIKIPESLTVKDFAEALKKTSTEIIKKLMSMGLMVTVNQEIDFDTAAIVADEFNIKVEKEVVINEEDILFDETEDDESKLKPRPPVVVVMGHVDHGKTSLLDAIRQTHVTESEAGGITQHIGAYTVTINNRIITFLDTPGHEAFTSMRARGAQVTDIAILVVAADDGVMPQTIEAINHAKAANVSIIVAINKIDKPDANPERVKQQLAEYGLLIEEWGGDVIAVPVSAKQKTNIDQLLEMVLLTADIMELKANPDRQAKGTVIEAKLDKNRGPIATLLVQRGTLNVGDTIITGSIMGRVRAMVDDKGKNIKSAGPSTPVEILGLPEVPEAGETFYVITDEKVAKSLIEKRKNKQREEQLKSTAKISLEDLYNQIQEGKVKDLNIIVKADVQGSVEAIKQALEKLTNEEVRINIIHGGVGAVNESDVTLASVSNAIIIGFNVRPGPNVMEIAEDHKVDVRLYTVIYEAIEDIEKAMKGMLEPTFKEVVLGHAEIRQLFKASGVGTIGGAYVTDGKIVRNSGVRIVRNGIVVHEGKLASLKRFKDDVREVAQGFECGLSIERFNDIKEGDIVESYIMEEVKRE